TGAGGGTTGTTGGAAATGGATAAAGCCTCCACCTGCCAGTAAAAAGTCAGTGAATGTTTTGGATCCTGAGGAGAGGAAAAGTTTGAAGAAAGCCATAAAGGCGGCACACTCGAATACCGTGAGGGCAAGACTTCTGAAAGGTCTGTGTGTGTCCAAATTCTCTACTTCTGCTGTTATTATGTTTATAGACTATTCCCTTGTTGCCAAATAAGTTCTAGTGCACTATGTTTCTATATTTCGGAGTAATATATTTCTAGAAAATAGAATATGCTTTAGTATCAGGAAGTCAAATGTTTCCGAAATGGGTTAACCTAACTGATAAAGTTTACATTAATATGACCCAGATATGTTCagctctttctttcttaaactgTCTTTGGGTTTTGATGATGCAGAGTTTAAGTGCCAGATCTGTCACCAAGTGATGACTCTTCCTGTGACAACTCCTTGTGCTCATAACTTCTGCAAGGCGTGTTTGGAAGCTAAATTTGCTGGGAAAACtctagtgagagagagaagcagaggtGGACGCACACTACGCGCACAGAAGAATGTCATGAATTGCCCTTGTTGCCCCACTGACATATCTGACTTTCTCCAGAACCCTCAggtgaatcatcatcatctctcttcttgCATTGTTTCTGCAGTAAACATAGCACACGTCTTTcgtataatttttatattttcaagtGCAAATTGCATTAGCATTGATTTTGGCTCTGCTTGAACTAGATGTAGTTGGTCAATGGATTTTGTAATGTGATTGTATCTTCAAATACCTATTGAGTTTGTAGTGTGATTGTGTGTGAAAAGGTTTATTCAGAAgcctatataaattataaatttgattgGATTTAAGTATGTCATTCACTGATGGTTTCCATTCTTGAAAAGTGAAATTGTAGCAAATCTGGTATTTCGCGACTTACCATTATTATGATCATGCAAATCTGGTATTTCGCTCTCTCGTGAAATTATTCTTCGCTTCCTAATCGCAATTGTGTAAACAGGTTAATAGAGAAGTGATGGAGGTGATAGAGAGGCTGAAGAACCAGGAAGAGGACGATGCAAAGCCTGtagatgaagaaggtgaaggcTCAGGTACAGACCCTGAAGAAGAAATGCAGGTCGTGTCTGAAGAAGCTGAGCAACCAAAGAAACGGATTAAGCTGGACACAGACGTAGCAGTTTCTGCAACTGTTGTGTAATCTTGCATGCAGTAAGTAGGTAGGGGCCTTTCCAATGGCTTTTTTGGATCAAACCATTCGGTAAAGTTGTGGAGACTTATATGGTTTGGATTTGGTACCGAAGActgaagtagaaaaaaaaaacaccctaATGTCGTACgctatttattttgttttgcggtctgttattttggattttactACAACTGAGTTCTAAATTGAGGGTAAACTTTGATTCTctggtttgatttgatttttgcttattttgaattttctggtttatTAGGTTTTAGAACTCAACTTGGTTGGTTTGATAGAATCATCAGGTGACCTGATTCAGGTCAAAAGTGAGTTGTataatcatcattcatcagGTCATCGGGAGACTTTGCGTGAGAGTTTTTATAATAAACCGGGTCGGATAATACCcgacttgtttgttttatagaACTGGACCGGGTCGGATAATACCCGTCCGGTTCGACCCATCTAATTGTCCCGCCAACGAAAAAAAGTAAAGCCGCCAAGATGTGATTTTTTCGAAGGTGGTGAATGATAAAGACCTAacagagagagatcgagagagagagatcattgAAGGGTGATAATGGAATCAGCTCCGACGGGATGCTTCAAGTGTGGCCGTCCCGGTCACTGGTCTCGCGATTGCCCATCCTCGGCTCCGGTCGCCGCCGGTAACAAttccgtttcttcttcttccgctcCAGCTCAGATCCCTAATAATGACAATCAGAGATTCTCCAAGAAAAGTGGAACCTCCATAGGGCCAGTTCCTAAATTGACGAAGACGAGAGTTCAAAGGCCCAAGCTGACTCCTGAGTTACTGCTCTCTGAGGATGGTCTCGGCTATGTTCTTCGCTATTTCCCTAAATCCTTCAAGTATCGTGGCCGAGGCAAAGAGGcaagtctctcttcttcttcttttttttgaaatttgattccCAGCTGTTGATTTTGTGATTATTTGGATTATAATGAATCATTATTTGGTTTAAAGGTGAGCGATTTGGGGAATATGATACGGCTGTACAGTGAGTGGCACTCTCATTTGCTACCTTACTATTCCTTTGATCAGTTTGTTCATAAAGTGCAACAAGTCGCTTCTACTAAACGTGTCAAGGTACAAAATCCcctcttttctgatttttgtaaGTGTTCCTTCGTGCACCTTGAATGTTCCTTATGGTGGGtgattttgacattgatgaatCCGGATTTGAAGGCTGAAGTTAGTTTGATGATTGTATCACATCAGTATACTGAAATCAGAATTACATTGCTCGTCTCTATCATGTGTTGCTTTAAAGTTCCAACTATAATAGAATCTGAGACCGTGTTAGGCTGTTATGATCATTGTGCTCATACCTTAGTCTTTACTTAACATACATACTTAGGTTCTGCCAGTTACTATATTGACTTTGCATTTTGTACTTGGTACATTGATATATTCACTCAATTGGTATGGTTGCTTTGCGTTTATACCTGATCCATAATGATgtgtttttatccttttttagAATTGTATAAACGAACTGCGAGAAAGGGTTGCCAGCGGAGTTGATCCAAACAAGTTATACGAAAAGCAGGAAGAAAATACTGGTccttatgatgatgatcaaggtATGTCAAAACAGATCAGCTTTTCTCCCTTGAATCTCCTTAGGTAGTGCTGCGTAGTCTTGGAATTTGGTTGGCTACACAAGTTTTTGGAAACTTGATATGAAAAGGGAAACGCTATATTATGTGTGGCTTGATTCTACTTAAGTTCAATTTCTGTTACTCCATTACATTCCTGTAGGTAACTAAACATATCTTTTTGTAGGTAACGTAGACATGGATCAGCCAAGTCATGACGAAGAGAACATACCATCGAGGAGCGTTGACGTTGACGCTGATGTTGATCCCAATGTTGATGCATTTCAAGACAGTATGTTGAATGACATCTTTGATAATGCTTCAAAGCTACCGAGCGATGAACAAAACAAGGATAAAAGCAGTGAACTGACAGAAGAGCAAAGAGAACGTATGGAAGCTAATAGATTGAAGGCAATGGAAAAAGCTCATAACATTTCCGAGGAACAGAGAGTACGTATGGAAGCTAATAGACTAAAAGCTCTCGAAAGAGCCAAAGCAAGGCTTCAACCAAATCAAGAATAGCTTAGCTGTTTTACTTCACATGTTCAATTTACCGAATCTAGCTATATGTATGTCTGGtactgttttgtatttttttccgGTTCAAAGTCGGTTTAAGAACGATCACACCCAAAATTATGGACCGTTGATTCGTTCCACAGCCAAGGTTGATCATTGGCACAATAGCAGATTTGTCTTTTTCAACATTTATAGGTGATTTTGTATAAtactcatttttaaaatattaataaatgaatGAATTAAAACCACATGGAAAAGgacaaaagataagaaaaaagttTCTGACGTGTTCTCTACCGTCCAATTTTGATGGAgaggataaaataaaaattggcaGACTCTAGTCCCTTTACATAGTAGGGGTATATTCGTCATCGTATTCacacaaataaaaaactttgaattaattaattaattattttcagtGAAAATTTCTTGTTTGATTTGTGTGGAGGTGAGAGGAGAACGCTTTTTTGcttttcgtctctctctcttcacttcttctctcacatctctctctgtttacacgattcttcttcttcctcttcttcttctatgtcttcttcctcctccattGTCATTTACCTCTATCTACACTCCATTTTCTTGTCGGAAGAAGATCGGTTGAGAGTGATGACAGTATAATGTCTGATGCttattaccatcatcatcatcatcggagacattctacttcttcttcttcacgtctATGGATTTTAATGCTGGAGTTCCCATGTCCTCTCTCTCACCTTTGATGAATCAAGGTCTTGTTCaatttcgtctttttttttgtttctctgtttttgatcggaaaagtttttatttttattattttgattattgatagatttaatcttgttttttcttgtttttggggGTTCTGATCAGACGCAATGTGGCAAATGAATTTGGGTTCAGAAGAAACAATGGAAACTGGTTCGTACCCTGAACGACCTGGAGAGCCTGACTGTTCTTATTACATCAGAACTGGACTTTGTAGATTTGGCTCTACTTGTCGGTTCAATCACCCTCGTGATCGTGAACTGGTACGATATATGTTCTTTTCTGTTCCTGTCTCTGATTCTCGACTTTAGAgatctgtttcctctgtttattattattatctcaaagcttttcccttttttggtgttgttttgatctctcttctctttctctgtctttAGGTTATAGCCACTGCAAGGATGAGAGGTGAATACCCTGAAAGGATTGGTCAGCCTGAATGCGAGGTGATCCATTGTTGTTTATaagaagttttgttttgttcattgtATAGATTAGCATTTTCCCAAGCGTTGGTGTTTGAATCATCTTCTTACACGAAACCAACTTACATTGTATGTTTGCGCAGTACTATTTGAAGACAGGAACCTGCAAGTTTGGAGTAACATGTAAGTTTCATCATCCTAGGAACAAAGCTGGGATTGCTGGAAGAGTCTCACTCAATATGTTAGGCTATCCTCTACGCTCGGTATGTTgacttttttactttctcactTTCATATACTTCCTCATACTCTTACTGATCCTCTGTACGTAATATCATATAAATGCAGAATGAGGTCGATTGTGCTTATTTTATAAGAACAGGACACTGTAAATTTGGTGGCACTTGTAAATTCAACCACCCTCAGCCTCAACCAACCAACATGATGGTTCCTACCTCTGGCCAACAGTCTTATCCTTGGTCTAGAGCTTCTTTTATTGCCAGCCCTCGATGGCAAGATCCCTCTACCTATCCTTCCTTAATCATGCCTCAAGGAGTTGTGCCGGTTCAAGGATGGAACCCTTACAGCGTAAGTTATCAAAACAGCACCTTCAGATAATAATCCTATTTGTTTtacttggttttgattttttatcgAATGTTTCTCCATTTCGATAGGGTCAGCTCGGCTCAGTTTCGCCTTCAGGTACAGGAAATGACCTTAACTACAACAGAAGCTTACAACAACAGAGCGAGACCAAAGAGTCAGGCTCTCAGTCTCAAGGCTCATTCTCTGGTTTCAACCCGGGATCCTCTGTTCCGTTAGGAGGGTTCTATGCATTGCCAAGGGAAAATGTTTTCCCGGAAAGACCAG
The Camelina sativa cultivar DH55 chromosome 15, Cs, whole genome shotgun sequence DNA segment above includes these coding regions:
- the LOC104744363 gene encoding TIMELESS-interacting protein-like; protein product: MESAPTGCFKCGRPGHWSRDCPSSAPVAAGNNSVSSSSAPAQIPNNDNQRFSKKSGTSIGPVPKLTKTRVQRPKLTPELLLSEDGLGYVLRYFPKSFKYRGRGKEVSDLGNMIRLYSEWHSHLLPYYSFDQFVHKVQQVASTKRVKNCINELRERVASGVDPNKLYEKQEENTGPYDDDQGNVDMDQPSHDEENIPSRSVDVDADVDPNVDAFQDSMLNDIFDNASKLPSDEQNKDKSSELTEEQRERMEANRLKAMEKAHNISEEQRVRMEANRLKALERAKARLQPNQE
- the LOC104744365 gene encoding zinc finger CCCH domain-containing protein 33-like isoform X1 codes for the protein MDFNAGVPMSSLSPLMNQDAMWQMNLGSEETMETGSYPERPGEPDCSYYIRTGLCRFGSTCRFNHPRDRELVIATARMRGEYPERIGQPECEYYLKTGTCKFGVTCKFHHPRNKAGIAGRVSLNMLGYPLRSNEVDCAYFIRTGHCKFGGTCKFNHPQPQPTNMMVPTSGQQSYPWSRASFIASPRWQDPSTYPSLIMPQGVVPVQGWNPYSGQLGSVSPSGTGNDLNYNRSLQQQSETKESGSQSQGSFSGFNPGSSVPLGGFYALPRENVFPERPGQPECQFYMKTGDCKFGTVCKFHHPRDRQAPPPDCLLSSIGLPLRPGEPLCVFYTRYGICKFGPSCKFDHPMRVFAYDNTASETDEVVETSSSGHSRRISVSETRQAAATTTTSSGKDTTTIIDTQQ
- the LOC104744365 gene encoding zinc finger CCCH domain-containing protein 33-like isoform X2 codes for the protein MDFNAGVPMSSLSPLMNQDAMWQMNLGSEETMETGSYPERPGEPDCSYYIRTGLCRFGSTCRFNHPRDRELVIATARMRGEYPERIGQPECEYYLKTGTCKFGVTCKFHHPRNKAGIAGRVSLNMLGYPLRSNEVDCAYFIRTGHCKFGGTCKFNHPQPQPTNMMVPTSGQQSYPWSRASFIASPRWQDPSTYPSLIMPQGVVPVQGWNPYSLGSVSPSGTGNDLNYNRSLQQQSETKESGSQSQGSFSGFNPGSSVPLGGFYALPRENVFPERPGQPECQFYMKTGDCKFGTVCKFHHPRDRQAPPPDCLLSSIGLPLRPGEPLCVFYTRYGICKFGPSCKFDHPMRVFAYDNTASETDEVVETSSSGHSRRISVSETRQAAATTTTSSGKDTTTIIDTQQ